In Deltaproteobacteria bacterium, one DNA window encodes the following:
- a CDS encoding addiction module protein, with the protein MAHSLAEIEDDALRLPPEDRARLAVQLLASLEGDVESPEEIEKLWLAEAERRFRELRDGVVEGIPAGEVFAQLRAKLRP; encoded by the coding sequence ATGGCGCACTCACTAGCTGAGATCGAGGACGACGCGCTCCGATTGCCGCCCGAGGACCGCGCACGGCTCGCAGTGCAGCTATTGGCCAGCCTGGAAGGGGATGTGGAGTCGCCAGAGGAGATCGAGAAGCTCTGGCTTGCCGAGGCGGAGCGGCGCTTTCGGGAGCTGCGCGACGGAGTGGTCGAGGGGATACCGGCTGGCGAAGTCTTCGCGCAACTCCGCGCCAAGCTGCGGCCGTGA
- a CDS encoding type II toxin-antitoxin system RelE/ParE family toxin, whose protein sequence is MKEAVFHPEARAEANESVDFYEARLDGLGLRFLAAVEHTTERISSAPESGAPLAGGFRKRIVPGFPYSIIYRIWQDYVYLVAVAHQHRRPDYWRQRTDRR, encoded by the coding sequence GTGAAGGAGGCCGTCTTCCACCCGGAGGCGCGGGCGGAAGCCAACGAGTCGGTGGATTTCTATGAGGCCCGTCTCGATGGACTCGGTCTTCGCTTCCTCGCGGCGGTCGAGCACACTACCGAGCGCATCTCTTCAGCTCCCGAGTCGGGCGCGCCGCTTGCCGGTGGTTTTCGCAAGCGGATCGTTCCTGGGTTTCCGTACAGCATCATCTATCGGATCTGGCAGGATTACGTGTATCTCGTTGCGGTCGCCCACCAACACCGCCGTCCCGACTACTGGCGGCAGCGCACGGACCGCCGCTAA